The following are encoded in a window of Etheostoma cragini isolate CJK2018 chromosome 7, CSU_Ecrag_1.0, whole genome shotgun sequence genomic DNA:
- the fmodb gene encoding fibromodulin produces the protein MWTVVLLLIMGIVDLSIGQHYSQFQWLSHLRGRWRHTGWQVEDEDCPLECDCPSTFPIAMYCQGRNLHHVPYVPSHIKYVYLQHNQITGIQDGVFDNATNLVWVVLCHNQLNSDKIGKNVFSKLKHLDRLHLDHNELISVPPNLPKSITDLRLGHNKIPKILSKSFEGMANLSTLQLQANVIEDVGSVFKDLKSLTMLDLRKNRLRDIPDSLPERLQQLYLESNNIESVPVGFLTMNPQLKFVRLAHNKLTNKGLPSSVFNISTLIELDLSFNKLEMIPVVSQNLENLYLQANKIKEFSLSSFCGTINMKNFSRLRMLRLDANEISAKDIPAEAAYCLRRVAFIDV, from the exons ATGTGGACAGTGGTGCTCCTCCTCATTATGGGAATAGTGGATCTGAGCATCGGCCAGCATTACAGCCAATTCCAATGGCTGTCACATCTGCGAGGGCGGTGGCGGCACACTGGCTGGCAGGTTGAGGATGAGGACTGCCCCCTGGAGTGCGACTGCCCCTCAACCTTTCCCATAGCTATGTATTGCCAGGGCCGCAACCTTCATCATGTACCCTACGTCCCCTCACATATTAAGTATGTCTACCTGCAGCACAACCAGATCACAGGCATCCAGGACGGGGTGTTTGACAATGCTACCAACTTGGTCTGGGTTGTGTTGTGTCACAACCAGCTCAACTCAGACAAGATTGGCAAGAACGTCTTCAGCAAGCTTAAGCACCTGGACCGGCTCCACTTAGATCATAATGAGCTTATTTCTGTGCCTCCCAACTTGCCCAAATCCATAACAGACCTGCGACTTGGTCACAACAAGATCCCAAAAATCCTCTCCAAGTCATTCGAGGGGATGGCCAACCTCAGCACCCTTCAGCTCCAAGCAAATGTCATAGAGGATGTTGGAAGTGTGTTCAAGGACCTGAAATCTCTGACTATGCTGGATTTGAGGAAGAACAGGCTGAGGGACATCCCTGACAGCCTCCCAGAGAGGCTGCAGCAGCTTTACCTGGAGTCTAATAACATAGAGAGCGTGCCGGTGGGATTTCTCACCATGAATCCCCAACTGAAGTTTGTCCGGTTGGCTCATAACAAGCTGACAAATAAAGGACTTCCATCCAGTGTTTTCAATATCAGCACGCTGATTGAGCTTGATCTTTCTTTCAATAAACTGGAGATGATTCCTGTTGTCAGTCAGAACCTGGAGAACCTTTATTTGCAAGCCAATAAGATCAAAG AGTTCTCCCTGAGCAGTTTCTGCGGTACAATCAACATGAAAAACTTCTCCAGGCTAAGAATGCTGCGTTTGGATGCCAATGAGATCAGTGCCAAAGACATTCCAGCTGAGGCTGCCTACTGTTTGCGGCGTGTTGCCTTTATTGATGTGTAG